Genomic segment of Hymenobacter aquaticus:
CAATCTTGTTGAAGACCAGCAGCATGGGCTTGTCGGCGGCCTCGATGTCCTTGAGCGTGTCGTTGACGACGGCAATCTGCTCCTCGAACGAAGGGTGGGAAATATCCACGACGTGGACCAGCAAATCGGCCTCCCGGATTTCGTCGAGGGTGCTTTTGAAGCTCTCAATCAGGCGGGTGGGCAGCTTGCGGATAAACCCGACGGTGTCGGAGAGCAGGAAGGGCGTGTTTTCGAGCACCACCTTGCGCACCGTGGAGTCGACGGTGGCGAAGAGCTTGTTCTCGGCAAACACATCGGAGCGGCTCAGCAGGTTCATAATCGTGCTTTTGCCCACGTTGGTGTAGCCCACCAGCGCCACCCGCACCAGTCCGGCGCGCGACTTGCGCTGGGTGAGGCTCTGCTTGTCGAGGTCCTTGAGCTTGTCCTTGAGGAAGGCTATCCGGTCGCGCACCACGCGCCGGTCAGTCTCGATTTCGGTTTCCCCCGGTCCGCGCTGACTCACGCCCCCGCCGCGCTGCTTGTCCAGGTGACTCCACAGGCCGGTGAGGCGGGGCAGCAGGTACTGGTACTGGGCCAGCTCGACCTGGGCCCGGGCCGTGGCCGACTTGGCCCGGCTGGCAAAGATGTCGATGATGAGCAGGCTGCGGTCCACGATTTTGACCTGGAGCTCGGCTTCGAGGTTGCGCAGCTGGGAAGGGGAAAGGTCGTCGTCGAAGATG
This window contains:
- the hflX gene encoding GTPase HflX; amino-acid sequence: MANKPSSKGRKPGNSTRHPGSVDGVSGRVGRILAKANKDGTYDTALEQETAVLVAVPDKRQPELQTQEYLDELAFLAETAGALVTKRFVQRLDKPDIRTFVGEGKLEEIKAYVRHSNASMVIFDDDLSPSQLRNLEAELQVKIVDRSLLIIDIFASRAKSATARAQVELAQYQYLLPRLTGLWSHLDKQRGGGVSQRGPGETEIETDRRVVRDRIAFLKDKLKDLDKQSLTQRKSRAGLVRVALVGYTNVGKSTIMNLLSRSDVFAENKLFATVDSTVRKVVLENTPFLLSDTVGFIRKLPTRLIESFKSTLDEIREADLLVHVVDISHPSFEEQIAVVNDTLKDIEAADKPMLLVFNKIDRYDSGAEEHHGGFEGMNPDEDVEPRPTLEQLEASYMAKMHDPVIFISAQERQNIDELRALLVRHVATLQAQRYPHQSYDEAE